One genomic window of Streptomyces sp. NBC_01276 includes the following:
- a CDS encoding TIGR02677 family protein: MFQRGDSGVSESFDLDSLTVGDRLRLFNFTQRDEHVAYLWVLRAMNVLRAVHQLQVHPDDVANALKELATAHDEVPSATDLNLRAMLDNLSSDNEQVLYRVEDPLRCGNLAAYRNRQSVYQFTEIGYRVYCAVEEVIGSRVQDANLSRLVFADILADFKALATANREGDRDEVYRKLARLDSVLADMTQRAARFYLTLNDVARTTDVSPETFLRYKHTLLAHMSEFTAELERYAPRLAEAVYEVEDSGVETLLERAAAVDERPMMRPAARLEDWRRRWTGLRQWFLADGTGETKAVQLQGATRSAISGVIALLRQVTESRRGGVSRTTQLRHLAAWAAGAPDEQAANALVSAAFDLRSVRHLSGAHDDDDQISPRATWWDAPGVEVSISLFRHGKRPAPGGPQPVRTRRGAHARLREQQLADRAADREAATDLLDHGPHDRVLNAAEARAVLKLLTRALQARTVVAGRLRSGTGNSDVLTLRLVPNEHGSRLRTETGTLHLPGFALEIKPHGAMRRRRTEKP; encoded by the coding sequence GTGTTCCAGCGTGGTGACTCGGGAGTCTCGGAGTCATTCGATCTTGATTCATTGACGGTGGGCGACCGCCTGCGACTGTTCAACTTCACGCAGCGTGATGAGCATGTGGCATATCTGTGGGTCCTGCGGGCCATGAACGTGCTACGGGCCGTACACCAGTTGCAGGTCCATCCCGACGACGTGGCGAACGCACTGAAGGAGCTCGCGACAGCGCACGACGAGGTGCCGTCCGCCACGGACTTGAACCTGCGGGCCATGCTCGACAACCTCTCTTCGGACAACGAGCAGGTCCTCTACCGGGTGGAGGACCCATTGCGGTGCGGCAATCTGGCCGCGTACCGGAACCGGCAGTCGGTCTACCAGTTCACGGAGATCGGGTACCGCGTCTATTGCGCGGTGGAAGAGGTGATCGGCTCCCGGGTGCAGGACGCGAACCTGTCGCGGCTGGTTTTCGCCGACATCCTGGCTGACTTCAAGGCGCTGGCGACAGCGAACCGGGAGGGCGATCGGGACGAGGTGTACCGCAAGCTCGCCCGGTTGGACAGTGTGCTGGCGGACATGACGCAGCGGGCGGCGCGTTTCTATCTGACGCTGAACGACGTGGCGCGTACGACGGACGTCTCTCCGGAGACGTTCCTGCGCTATAAGCACACGCTGCTGGCACACATGAGTGAGTTCACGGCGGAGCTTGAGCGCTACGCGCCCCGGCTGGCGGAGGCAGTGTACGAGGTGGAAGACAGCGGGGTGGAGACCCTGCTGGAGCGGGCCGCTGCGGTGGATGAGCGGCCGATGATGCGGCCGGCCGCGCGGCTTGAGGATTGGCGTCGGCGCTGGACGGGGCTGCGCCAGTGGTTCTTGGCCGACGGCACTGGGGAAACCAAGGCCGTTCAGTTGCAGGGAGCTACCCGCTCAGCCATCTCGGGAGTCATTGCTCTGCTGCGGCAGGTGACGGAGTCTCGTCGAGGAGGGGTGAGCCGGACTACCCAGTTGCGGCATCTCGCCGCCTGGGCGGCTGGTGCGCCGGACGAACAGGCGGCGAACGCCCTGGTCTCCGCTGCCTTCGACCTGCGCTCGGTGCGGCACCTGTCGGGTGCGCATGACGATGACGACCAGATCTCTCCGCGGGCGACGTGGTGGGATGCCCCCGGGGTGGAGGTCAGCATCAGCCTGTTCCGCCATGGCAAGCGGCCGGCACCGGGCGGCCCGCAGCCAGTCCGTACGCGCCGTGGCGCTCATGCTCGGTTGCGCGAGCAACAGCTGGCGGATCGGGCCGCGGACAGGGAGGCGGCCACGGATCTCCTGGACCACGGGCCCCACGATCGGGTGCTGAACGCGGCGGAGGCCCGTGCCGTACTCAAGCTGCTGACACGTGCCCTGCAGGCCCGGACGGTGGTCGCGGGTCGGCTGCGATCGGGTACCGGCAACAGCGACGTCCTGACGCTGCGCCTGGTGCCGAACGAGCATGGCAGTCGGCTTCGGACCGAGACCGGCACCTTGCACCTGCCCGGCTTCGCCTTGGAGATCAAGCCTCATGGTGCGATGCGCCGCCGTCGAACGGAGAAGCCCTGA
- a CDS encoding tyrosine-type recombinase/integrase: MAGYVEDRWVKKKKDPVTGKRERTERYGKGKRYRVAGIPGVRDRSFETLEDAKGWLRRSSTDEERGEFVDPRDGSILLEDYIEKYWLPGQGGAVKTRAGLDQKVRLHIIPHLGKLPLKSVAVSEIRAYIIALSNSISPAYARGVLTTLSSIFETAVDDKRLVRNPMRSQSVRWPKAVDVRRNAWALETALRMRDEISDRYRITVVLGVGCGLRQGESFGVSPEDIDYERGVLHVRKQVQAIKGRLYFTLPKGGKTRTVDMPESVASELKAHSEKYPASDVVLPWGEPGKPEKKFSLLLTTSRGNAIAVNTYNTYMWKPALARVGVIPPQLEGAKPWQWEAAHRDGFHVLRHTYASVVLEAGESVVTLARWLGHSSPTITLDHYAHFMPEAGGKGRRAIDGLLGGRGSEASGPNSPDSPQG; this comes from the coding sequence GTGGCGGGGTATGTCGAGGACCGTTGGGTAAAAAAGAAGAAGGACCCTGTCACTGGAAAGCGGGAGCGAACCGAAAGGTACGGAAAGGGGAAGCGGTATCGTGTCGCTGGAATCCCAGGGGTCCGGGACAGGTCCTTCGAGACGCTGGAAGATGCTAAAGGATGGCTCCGACGCTCAAGTACCGACGAGGAGCGCGGCGAGTTTGTTGATCCGCGCGATGGTTCGATTCTGCTTGAGGACTACATAGAGAAGTACTGGTTGCCTGGGCAAGGTGGTGCGGTCAAGACACGCGCAGGGCTGGACCAGAAAGTTCGCCTGCATATTATCCCGCATTTGGGTAAGCTGCCATTGAAGAGTGTCGCAGTTTCCGAAATTCGCGCATACATCATAGCGTTGTCAAACTCGATTTCACCGGCGTATGCGCGAGGCGTTCTGACCACATTGTCGAGCATCTTCGAAACGGCTGTCGACGACAAGCGACTGGTTCGGAACCCGATGCGCTCGCAATCGGTTCGCTGGCCGAAAGCCGTTGATGTGAGACGCAACGCGTGGGCGCTGGAGACCGCGCTTCGGATGCGGGATGAGATCAGTGATCGATACCGCATAACGGTCGTCCTCGGTGTTGGTTGTGGTCTGAGGCAGGGGGAGTCATTTGGTGTCAGTCCGGAAGATATTGACTACGAACGAGGTGTGCTCCATGTAAGGAAGCAGGTGCAGGCCATTAAGGGGCGCCTGTATTTCACTCTTCCCAAGGGCGGGAAGACGCGCACAGTGGATATGCCGGAGTCTGTCGCTAGCGAGCTGAAAGCTCATTCGGAAAAATATCCTGCTTCTGACGTAGTACTCCCATGGGGGGAGCCGGGGAAGCCCGAGAAGAAGTTCTCTCTGCTGCTTACGACGAGTCGCGGCAACGCCATCGCCGTTAACACGTACAACACCTACATGTGGAAGCCTGCCCTGGCGCGGGTCGGTGTGATTCCCCCGCAGTTGGAGGGGGCCAAGCCCTGGCAGTGGGAGGCGGCACACAGGGACGGCTTCCATGTTCTGAGGCACACCTATGCCTCTGTAGTCCTGGAGGCTGGCGAGTCGGTTGTGACCCTGGCGAGGTGGCTGGGGCACTCCTCCCCGACGATCACGCTCGACCACTATGCTCACTTCATGCCGGAGGCCGGCGGCAAGGGTCGCCGAGCCATCGACGGTCTGCTGGGGGGCCGGGGGAGCGAGGCCTCTGGCCCAAACTCCCCAGATTCTCCCCAGGGCTGA
- a CDS encoding DUF2398 family protein produces MSAHRVATSVETPDLGSYQQAARLMLLHGFVTESYPRAKALALVLQWADELAKDFRDLFGYSLQTSARHARLLRRLDAFDDSQAFLTVKSKRPFDRRRLAYLCLILACLHRSRVEINLADLVKLLAPSANAIEHLGFDATSPGHKDAVVDVMDWLVDRGALRISDGSMEDWARDHDRGDALFDIDHNTCAALFRPSKPLQHLVSAAGLLDTPTAGTGRDPRRRLAAQRARRLLIEYPVVYFGDTDTETATALRQPTLAEDLTRLTGLPVERRAEGVMLVDTTGHFTDKRFPGRGGAVNRTAGLILAKVADLREDPDRASSLRYLLPPDPGEEHADLLSRIDMALPQAGTLEALAHGRHEDTGHDMDDTDPAAPEQERQASLPFVEHSALEQMITELYEEFGPSSFTNKWQADPSGLLAETVTLLADLRLVHIVPGGVLVRPAAGRYRNITAVLPRPAHEGQFALDFPTEETSR; encoded by the coding sequence ATGTCCGCCCATCGCGTAGCCACCTCCGTGGAGACTCCTGACCTGGGCTCGTACCAGCAAGCGGCCCGGCTCATGCTGCTGCACGGTTTCGTCACCGAGAGCTACCCGCGGGCCAAGGCGCTCGCGCTGGTGCTGCAGTGGGCCGACGAGCTGGCCAAGGATTTCCGGGACCTGTTCGGCTACTCCTTACAGACCAGTGCCCGTCACGCACGGCTGCTGCGGCGGCTGGATGCCTTCGATGACAGCCAGGCGTTCCTCACGGTGAAGAGCAAGAGACCGTTCGACCGGCGACGACTCGCCTACCTCTGCCTGATCCTGGCCTGCCTGCATCGGTCACGGGTCGAGATCAACCTCGCCGATCTCGTCAAGCTCCTCGCACCGTCCGCCAACGCCATCGAGCACCTGGGCTTCGATGCGACCTCACCGGGCCACAAGGACGCGGTAGTGGACGTGATGGACTGGCTCGTCGACCGGGGTGCGCTGCGGATCTCCGATGGCTCGATGGAGGACTGGGCCCGTGACCACGACCGCGGGGACGCACTGTTCGACATTGACCACAACACCTGCGCGGCGCTCTTCCGGCCGAGCAAGCCCCTGCAGCACCTGGTCAGCGCCGCTGGACTGCTGGACACACCGACCGCCGGCACCGGCCGGGACCCCCGTCGGCGACTCGCTGCCCAGCGAGCCCGTCGGCTGCTGATCGAGTACCCGGTGGTCTATTTCGGCGACACCGACACGGAGACAGCGACAGCGCTGCGCCAGCCCACCCTGGCCGAGGACCTCACACGGCTTACCGGGCTGCCTGTCGAGCGCCGGGCCGAGGGGGTCATGCTCGTCGACACCACAGGGCACTTCACCGACAAGAGGTTCCCCGGCCGCGGCGGAGCAGTCAACCGCACCGCCGGGCTAATCCTCGCGAAGGTCGCGGACCTGCGGGAAGACCCGGACCGAGCAAGCAGCCTGCGGTACCTCCTGCCGCCCGACCCGGGGGAGGAACACGCCGACCTGCTGAGCCGCATCGACATGGCCCTCCCCCAGGCTGGCACGCTCGAAGCCCTGGCTCACGGCCGCCACGAGGACACCGGCCACGACATGGACGACACCGATCCGGCCGCCCCAGAGCAGGAGAGGCAGGCAAGCCTGCCCTTCGTGGAACACAGCGCCCTGGAGCAGATGATCACCGAACTCTATGAAGAGTTTGGCCCCTCCTCCTTCACCAACAAGTGGCAGGCCGATCCCAGCGGGCTGCTCGCAGAGACGGTCACGCTCCTGGCGGACTTGCGCCTTGTCCACATCGTCCCCGGCGGGGTCCTGGTGCGGCCCGCGGCCGGCCGCTACCGCAACATCACCGCCGTCCTGCCCCGCCCCGCGCATGAAGGCCAGTTCGCCCTCGACTTCCCCACTGAGGAAACCTCTCGATGA
- a CDS encoding helix-turn-helix transcriptional regulator, producing MADSNLLALDRAPSFLTVAQAAAYLGISPNTLYVWRHRREGPPSFTMGSRRVMYRVAALDEWIEQQERADSRSNLALSPFSCQPQRKERRSRNVG from the coding sequence ATGGCTGACAGTAATCTGCTCGCTCTGGATCGGGCTCCGTCGTTTCTGACGGTTGCCCAAGCGGCGGCCTATCTTGGCATATCGCCCAACACTCTCTACGTTTGGCGTCACCGTAGGGAGGGTCCGCCGAGCTTTACGATGGGGTCGAGGCGTGTCATGTACCGAGTTGCGGCGCTGGATGAATGGATAGAGCAGCAGGAGCGGGCAGATTCCCGATCTAATCTGGCGTTGAGTCCATTTTCGTGTCAGCCGCAGCGCAAGGAGCGACGTAGTCGGAATGTCGGTTGA
- a CDS encoding DUF3037 domain-containing protein — MTERDVFEYALVRVVPRMERGECFNAGVVVYCRAHAYVAARTHLDEAKLLALDPGADVAGVRAALRGVEGLCAGGERAGQAAGDDPGRRFRWLIAPRSTVVQPGPVHTGLTADPEAELERLLDLLVR; from the coding sequence GTGACCGAGCGGGACGTGTTCGAGTACGCGCTGGTGCGCGTGGTGCCCAGGATGGAGCGCGGCGAGTGCTTCAACGCCGGGGTCGTCGTCTACTGCCGGGCGCACGCGTACGTCGCCGCGCGCACCCACCTCGACGAGGCGAAGCTCCTCGCGCTGGACCCGGGGGCCGACGTGGCCGGCGTCCGGGCCGCGCTGCGCGGGGTCGAGGGGCTGTGCGCGGGCGGCGAGCGGGCCGGACAGGCGGCCGGTGACGACCCGGGGCGCCGCTTCCGGTGGCTGATCGCCCCCCGCAGCACGGTGGTCCAGCCCGGTCCGGTCCACACCGGTCTGACGGCCGACCCGGAGGCCGAGCTGGAACGCCTCCTCGACCTGCTGGTCCGCTGA
- a CDS encoding TIGR02680 family protein, protein MTLIPHSRTADESEVRFKPTRAGVIGLWDYTDEEFVFADGRLVLRGHNGSGKTKALEVLFPLVLDGVLDARRLDPFSGEERTMKSNLLYKGQESAYGYVWMEFARTGPDGEVLEAVTVGLGMRVTKPMSTPARFFFVTDGRVGIDFGLLDAASRPLRENALKTLLGEGATYATAEAYREAVDDRLFGLGRERYNQLVNLLLQLRRPLLAKDLDPVKVSDTLTAGLRPVDDALILQAARDFENLAEIQALLNALTGADTAVRDFLREYTSYLRAHARDRVDHVTGRIQDTAARCETILEAAGGHRTAERQLTASQQERDTAERQCNEIGARLAEYKNHDAIKKQDGLKELRERVRTERLGIIDSGRHLNRAQESLAALKHEADRALQRHDELRSAASRHTHSLMDAARRCGILHDDDALDLGAELDSQVAGRGAARSSELEDVRAHLNASDAAAKDQEREQEHCDAANGELTEAERQSAAAADKLDLARATAGQELDAFASRWSGSDDTAVLLSADGDVLRAAIGAVGEAEVAPLPEVFRSLTDQRRTSALTRVETLKRQHGDTADTLRARRDERDTVAAEGDDAPPPSDLRPASRDERPGAPLWQLVRFADHVPDDQAAAMEGALYAAGLLTAWLHPDPALTDRALHDKVADAFLRPLPPAQRPTGRTLADVLVVEDQKHVGSAAVQAVLASIAVTDDVPAADEELSAPSVTTGSHFRLGIQAGAHPKARPEYIGATARAARRRERLRRLDESIVALEAQLAGIGEQQRYAEEAFDDFDRARRELPRTQAITEAVREVAVVAEKVAGARRRLTEARKRLDGAIARAHEKSRQLRHAATAARLPTRREELDDVAQAIDDFVDAGKALSTCREQAGAAEHDISSRKEIIEAQTESCTDQAEALQARKDEFSVQDERLRTQEATLEAPLQMILQQIAESEEQLADARKTYGRAKKDAEEQRDRLLKADHALEFGRTALATAVAEQVRTTLTLEPYARPDLLGLLDATVDTAWLPHDMWPSPEQAVQALMDSLTSPDTTLTGMAVARTVVPESIASLISALDEATRGRAITASLLKTVTTKISSAITTLEAALLESDQGYLFEWEPAGDIILARVTDSEGPAPVADFARRLAEQLADQSVLLEDKERTVLEDGLLTGLAQQIHDRTVAARDLVKSMDADTRSKPMSSGTTVGINWVVSDALTDSQQAVNRLLDKDASGLGPAGLAELRSHLRNQIRAKAAADTKRSYQQVIAEVLDYRAWRKFELRLFRPGMSQEEKRKGELLTKAKHSVMSGGEKSASIHLPLFAAAHAQYSSAYPTCPRLIALDEAFAGIDEKYRPDLLALTAKFDLDLFMTGYDLWITYPDVPQISHYDMKHDEASHTVSAMLLVWDGEQILDDLEYPGSDDLAAELLGFTPRRHVPAQAGLLADIPDDESANDDAEESE, encoded by the coding sequence ATGACTCTCATCCCCCACTCCCGCACCGCTGACGAGTCGGAGGTTCGCTTCAAGCCCACGCGCGCCGGGGTCATCGGCCTGTGGGACTACACCGACGAGGAGTTCGTCTTTGCCGACGGGCGCCTGGTCCTCCGAGGACACAACGGTTCCGGCAAGACCAAGGCCCTCGAGGTTCTGTTCCCGCTGGTCCTGGACGGTGTTCTCGACGCTCGGCGCCTTGATCCGTTCAGCGGCGAAGAGCGGACCATGAAGTCGAACCTGCTCTACAAGGGGCAGGAGTCCGCATACGGCTATGTATGGATGGAGTTTGCCCGTACGGGACCCGACGGCGAGGTCCTCGAAGCCGTCACCGTGGGGCTCGGCATGCGGGTGACCAAGCCCATGTCCACGCCGGCCCGCTTCTTCTTTGTCACCGACGGCAGAGTCGGCATCGATTTCGGCCTGTTGGACGCTGCCTCCCGCCCGCTTCGGGAGAACGCCCTTAAGACGCTGCTGGGCGAAGGAGCCACGTACGCTACGGCGGAGGCGTACCGCGAGGCTGTCGACGATCGGTTGTTCGGGCTGGGCCGCGAGCGCTACAACCAGCTGGTCAACCTGCTGCTCCAGTTGCGGCGCCCTCTGCTGGCCAAGGACCTCGACCCGGTCAAGGTGTCCGACACCCTCACCGCCGGACTGCGTCCCGTCGACGATGCCCTGATCCTGCAGGCCGCCCGCGACTTCGAGAACCTCGCCGAGATCCAAGCGCTCCTCAACGCCCTCACAGGGGCGGATACCGCGGTCCGGGACTTCCTGCGTGAATACACCAGTTACCTGCGCGCCCATGCCCGTGACCGTGTCGACCACGTCACCGGGCGCATCCAGGACACGGCCGCCCGGTGCGAGACGATCCTGGAAGCGGCGGGCGGCCACCGCACCGCCGAGCGGCAGCTGACTGCCTCACAGCAGGAGCGGGACACCGCCGAACGCCAGTGCAACGAGATCGGCGCTCGCTTGGCCGAGTACAAGAACCACGACGCCATCAAGAAGCAGGACGGGCTCAAGGAACTGCGCGAGCGCGTACGCACCGAGCGCCTGGGCATCATCGACAGTGGACGCCACCTCAATCGGGCCCAGGAGAGCTTGGCCGCCCTCAAGCACGAGGCGGACCGTGCCCTCCAGCGGCACGATGAACTGCGGAGCGCGGCCTCCCGGCACACCCACAGCCTCATGGACGCGGCACGCCGCTGTGGCATCCTGCATGACGACGACGCGCTGGATCTCGGTGCCGAGCTGGATTCGCAGGTCGCCGGTCGGGGCGCCGCGCGTAGCAGCGAGCTGGAGGACGTACGCGCCCACCTCAACGCGTCCGACGCCGCCGCGAAGGACCAGGAGCGCGAGCAGGAACACTGTGACGCGGCGAACGGTGAGTTGACCGAGGCCGAGCGGCAGTCCGCCGCAGCAGCCGACAAACTCGACCTCGCCCGCGCCACGGCCGGCCAGGAGCTGGACGCGTTCGCCAGCCGCTGGAGCGGTAGCGACGACACCGCGGTCTTGCTCTCCGCGGATGGTGACGTGCTGCGCGCGGCCATCGGTGCTGTGGGGGAAGCCGAGGTGGCCCCGTTGCCGGAGGTCTTCCGTTCCCTCACCGACCAGCGCCGCACTAGCGCCCTGACCCGCGTCGAGACCTTGAAGCGGCAGCACGGCGACACTGCGGACACTCTGCGGGCCAGGCGGGATGAGCGCGACACCGTGGCAGCGGAGGGCGATGACGCGCCGCCGCCCAGTGACCTGCGCCCGGCCAGCCGCGACGAGCGGCCCGGCGCTCCGCTGTGGCAGCTCGTGCGGTTCGCTGATCACGTCCCCGACGACCAGGCAGCCGCCATGGAGGGCGCGCTGTACGCGGCCGGCCTGCTCACCGCCTGGCTGCACCCCGACCCTGCGCTGACCGACCGGGCACTGCACGACAAGGTCGCCGACGCCTTCCTCCGCCCGCTGCCTCCCGCACAGCGGCCCACCGGCCGCACCCTGGCCGATGTGCTGGTCGTCGAGGACCAGAAGCACGTGGGCTCTGCTGCTGTCCAGGCTGTCCTGGCATCCATCGCCGTAACCGACGACGTCCCGGCAGCGGACGAGGAGCTGTCTGCTCCCTCGGTGACCACGGGTTCGCACTTCCGCCTCGGCATCCAGGCCGGTGCGCATCCCAAGGCCCGGCCGGAGTACATCGGGGCCACCGCACGTGCCGCCCGCCGGCGCGAACGGCTGCGCCGCCTCGACGAATCCATCGTCGCCCTGGAAGCTCAGCTTGCCGGCATCGGGGAACAACAGCGGTACGCGGAAGAAGCCTTCGACGACTTCGACCGCGCAAGGCGTGAGCTCCCCCGCACTCAGGCGATCACCGAAGCGGTACGCGAAGTGGCAGTGGTGGCGGAGAAGGTCGCCGGAGCCCGCCGCCGCCTCACCGAAGCACGCAAGCGACTCGACGGGGCGATCGCCCGGGCCCATGAGAAGAGCCGGCAGCTTCGGCATGCCGCCACGGCCGCGCGTCTGCCCACTCGTCGTGAAGAACTGGACGATGTCGCCCAGGCCATCGACGACTTCGTCGACGCGGGCAAGGCGCTCTCCACCTGCCGTGAGCAGGCCGGTGCTGCCGAGCACGATATCTCCAGCCGCAAGGAGATCATCGAAGCCCAGACCGAGTCCTGCACGGACCAGGCCGAGGCGCTGCAAGCACGCAAGGATGAGTTCTCGGTTCAGGACGAACGTCTGCGCACCCAGGAGGCGACGCTCGAAGCACCCCTTCAGATGATTCTGCAGCAGATCGCGGAATCCGAGGAGCAGCTCGCGGATGCACGCAAGACATACGGTCGTGCGAAGAAGGACGCCGAGGAGCAGCGAGACCGGCTTCTGAAAGCCGACCATGCCCTGGAGTTCGGCCGTACAGCACTGGCCACGGCCGTGGCCGAGCAGGTGCGCACCACCCTCACCCTTGAGCCGTACGCCCGGCCCGACTTGCTCGGCCTGCTCGATGCAACCGTGGACACCGCTTGGCTGCCGCACGACATGTGGCCGAGTCCCGAACAGGCAGTCCAGGCCCTCATGGACAGCCTCACATCGCCCGATACCACCCTCACGGGCATGGCGGTCGCCCGAACCGTCGTCCCCGAGTCCATCGCCTCCCTGATCAGCGCGCTCGACGAGGCGACCCGCGGTCGCGCGATCACCGCGAGCCTCCTTAAGACCGTCACGACAAAGATCTCCAGCGCAATCACCACGCTGGAGGCAGCCCTCCTGGAATCCGATCAGGGCTACCTCTTCGAGTGGGAGCCGGCCGGCGACATCATCCTGGCCCGAGTCACCGACAGCGAAGGACCGGCACCTGTAGCGGATTTCGCACGCCGCTTGGCCGAACAGCTCGCTGATCAGAGCGTGCTGCTGGAAGACAAGGAACGCACCGTCCTGGAAGACGGGCTCCTGACCGGGCTGGCCCAGCAGATCCACGACCGTACGGTCGCCGCCCGCGACCTGGTCAAGAGCATGGATGCCGATACCCGGTCCAAGCCGATGTCCTCCGGTACGACGGTAGGCATCAACTGGGTTGTCTCCGACGCACTCACCGACTCCCAGCAGGCCGTCAACAGGCTTCTCGACAAGGACGCCTCCGGTCTCGGCCCCGCCGGCCTGGCCGAACTGCGATCCCACCTGCGCAACCAGATTCGCGCCAAGGCCGCTGCCGATACGAAGAGGAGCTACCAGCAGGTGATCGCCGAGGTGCTGGACTACCGCGCCTGGCGCAAGTTCGAGCTCCGCTTGTTCCGGCCGGGCATGAGCCAGGAGGAGAAGCGGAAGGGGGAACTCCTCACCAAGGCCAAGCACAGCGTGATGTCCGGCGGGGAGAAGTCCGCCTCCATCCACCTGCCGCTGTTCGCAGCCGCCCACGCCCAGTACAGCTCGGCGTACCCGACCTGCCCGCGGCTGATCGCCCTGGATGAGGCATTCGCCGGCATTGACGAGAAGTACCGTCCCGACCTTCTCGCTCTCACCGCCAAGTTCGACCTCGACCTCTTCATGACGGGCTACGACCTGTGGATCACCTACCCCGATGTGCCGCAGATCTCGCACTACGACATGAAGCACGACGAGGCATCCCACACCGTCTCCGCCATGCTGCTCGTCTGGGACGGCGAACAGATCCTCGATGACCTCGAATACCCCGGATCCGACGACCTGGCCGCCGAACTCCTGGGCTTCACACCCCGCCGCCACGTCCCCGCACAGGCAGGACTGCTCGCTGACATCCCCGACGACGAGTCGGCGAACGACGACGCCGAGGAATCAGAATGA
- the fabG gene encoding 3-oxoacyl-ACP reductase FabG — translation MSTTEQRVAIVTGAARGIGAATAVRLAAEGRAVAVLDLDEAACKDTVEAITSAGGRALAVGCDVSDSARVEAAVERVASTLGAPTILVNNAGVLRDNLLFKMSDTDWDTVMNVHLRGAFLMARACQKYMVEAKFGRVVNLSSSSALGNRGQANYAAAKAGLQGFTKTLAIELGKFGVTANAVAPGFIVTEMTAQTAARVGMGFEEFQAAAATQIPVQRVGRPDDIANAIAFFTGEAAGFVSGQVMYVAGGPLN, via the coding sequence ATGTCCACCACCGAGCAGCGCGTCGCGATCGTCACCGGGGCGGCCCGGGGCATCGGCGCCGCCACCGCCGTGCGCCTGGCCGCCGAGGGCCGTGCGGTCGCCGTACTCGACCTGGACGAGGCGGCCTGCAAGGACACCGTGGAGGCGATCACCTCTGCCGGCGGCCGGGCCCTGGCGGTCGGCTGCGACGTCTCCGACAGCGCCCGGGTGGAGGCGGCCGTCGAGCGGGTCGCGAGCACGCTCGGCGCCCCGACCATCCTGGTCAACAACGCGGGCGTGCTCCGCGACAACCTGCTGTTCAAGATGAGCGACACCGACTGGGACACCGTCATGAACGTGCACCTGCGGGGCGCGTTCCTGATGGCGCGGGCCTGTCAGAAGTACATGGTGGAGGCCAAGTTCGGCCGGGTCGTGAACCTCTCCAGCAGCTCCGCGCTGGGCAACCGGGGCCAGGCCAACTACGCCGCCGCCAAGGCCGGTCTGCAGGGCTTCACCAAGACCCTGGCCATCGAGCTGGGCAAGTTCGGCGTCACGGCCAACGCGGTCGCCCCCGGTTTCATCGTGACGGAGATGACCGCCCAGACGGCCGCCCGCGTCGGCATGGGCTTCGAGGAGTTCCAGGCGGCCGCCGCCACGCAGATCCCGGTGCAGCGCGTCGGCCGCCCGGACGACATCGCCAACGCCATCGCCTTCTTCACGGGCGAGGCCGCCGGCTTCGTCTCCGGCCAGGTCATGTACGTGGCCGGCGGCCCGCTCAACTGA
- a CDS encoding HipA family kinase, whose product MLTEVIATRYVTPLREGGSLPGIVEADDLGTYVMKFTGAGQGRKTLVAEVVCGRLAQRLGLRVPQLVGMQLDPVIGLAEPDQEVQELLKASGGLNLGMDYLPGSIGFDPLAYQADPAEAGRVVWFDALINNVDRSWRNPNMLVWHGDLWLIDHGATMIWHHNWPTARAAAAKPYNASDHVLAPVGPDIAAAAAELAPLVTEDLLTEVTADVPDEWLVDEPGFDSADAVRRAYVEALLPRAATIHERITMEAEVRPRSGPPGWLAERLPPQPDKSDENERKSGDE is encoded by the coding sequence ATGCTCACAGAAGTGATCGCGACCCGCTACGTCACGCCCTTGCGTGAGGGCGGCTCGCTGCCCGGGATCGTCGAGGCCGACGACCTCGGCACATACGTCATGAAGTTCACCGGAGCCGGCCAGGGACGCAAGACCCTGGTCGCCGAAGTCGTGTGCGGGCGCCTCGCCCAGCGGCTGGGCCTGCGGGTCCCGCAGCTGGTGGGGATGCAGCTCGACCCCGTCATCGGGCTCGCCGAGCCGGACCAGGAGGTCCAGGAGCTGCTCAAGGCCAGCGGCGGGCTCAACCTCGGGATGGACTACCTGCCGGGCTCGATCGGCTTCGACCCGCTCGCGTACCAGGCCGACCCGGCCGAGGCGGGCCGCGTGGTCTGGTTCGACGCCCTGATCAACAACGTCGACCGCTCCTGGCGCAACCCCAACATGCTGGTCTGGCACGGCGACCTGTGGCTCATCGACCACGGCGCCACCATGATCTGGCACCACAACTGGCCCACCGCCCGGGCCGCCGCGGCCAAGCCGTACAACGCCTCCGACCACGTCCTGGCCCCCGTGGGCCCGGACATCGCCGCGGCCGCCGCCGAGCTGGCCCCGCTGGTGACCGAGGACCTGCTCACCGAGGTCACCGCCGACGTCCCCGACGAATGGCTGGTCGACGAGCCCGGTTTCGACTCCGCCGACGCGGTGCGCCGCGCCTACGTGGAGGCGCTGCTGCCGCGCGCGGCGACGATCCACGAGAGGATCACCATGGAGGCCGAGGTCAGGCCGCGGTCCGGTCCGCCGGGCTGGCTGGCCGAGCGGCTGCCTCCCCAGCCGGACAAGTCGGACGAGAACGAGCGGAAGAGCGGCGACGAGTGA